The stretch of DNA GGTCCCCGCCGGTAATGGCCGCGGCCAGGGCGTAGGTACCGGTTTCGATGCGGTCGGCCAGGACCGGATGGGCCGCGCCGTGCAGTCGGGGCATGCCGGTGATTTTCAGGCTGTCCGTGCCAATTCCCTCGATCCGCGCGCCCATCGCGACGAGGCAGCTCGCAAGATCGCCGACCTCGGGCTCGCGTGCCGCGTTGATCAGCTCGGTCACGCCATCAGCTAGGCTGGCCGCCATCAGGAGGTTTTCCGTCGCGCCGACCGAGACGACGGGAAAGGTCACCTGCGCGCCCTTGAGCCCCTTTGGGGCGCGGGCATGGATATAGCCGCCCGCAAGCTCGATCTCGGCGCCGAGCGCCTGCAGCCCCTTGAGGTGCAGATCCACGGGCCGGGTCCCGATGGCGCAGCCCCCCGGCAGGGAGACCCTGGCCTCGCCGGCGCGGGCCAGCAGCGGGCCGAGTACGAGGACGGAGGCGCGCATCTTGCGCACAAGCTCGTAAGGCGCCTCGGTGGAGGTGATCTTCCCGGCTTTGAGCGAGAGAACGCGGCCGCCATGACCGTTTTCATGTTCACCATTCATGGAGATCTCAACCCCGTGCTGGACCAGCAGATTGGCCAGGGTTGAGATATCCGCGAGGTGCGGCAGGTTCGCGAGGGTCAGGGTCTCGTCGGTAAGCAGGCTGGCCGCCATGAGCGGCAGGGCGGCGTTCTTGGCGCCGGAAATCTCGACGCTGCCCCTGAGCGGTACCCCGCCTTCAATGCGAATGCGATCCATCGGCCGGCCGCGTCAGAGTTTTGGCAGGGTCACGCCGCGCTGGCCCATGTATTTTCCGGCCCTGTCCGCATAGGAAACGTCGCACGGCGCATCGCCCTTGAGAAAGATGAACTGGCAGGCGCCCTCGTTGGCGTAGATCTTGGCGGGCAGAGGCGTTGTGTTGGAGAACTCCAGTGTCACATGGCCCTCCCACTCGGGCTCGAGCGGCGTGACGTTGACGATGATCCCGCAGCGGGCATAGGTGGATTTACCGAGGCAGATGACGATGACATCGCGCGGTATGCGGAAATACTCGACCGTTCGCGCCAGCGCAAAGCTGTTGGGTGGAATGATGCAGACGTCGCCCGGCCGATCCACGAAACTCTTGGTCGAGAAATCCTTGGGGTCGACCACCGCCGAATCGACATTGGTGAAGACCTTGAACTCGCTCGAGACGCGGGCGTCATAACCAAAGGACGAAAGCCCGTAGGAGATCACGCCCTCGCGTTTCAGGGTTTCGGAAAATGGCTCGATCATGCCGTTTCCAAGCGCGTTCTCCCGAATCCAGCGATCAGGCATGACGGCCATGAATGTCCCCCTCCTCCGGTGATCGGTGCCGCGGTCCCGGCGCGACCGGCATTGTTCTACTGGAACCGGGAGACCCCCTCAAGCATGGCGTGGCAAGCCCCGCCGGCCGGGCCCGGACTCCCGTCCCGGGCCCCGACTCCCGTCCCAGGCCCCGTCTCAGTCTCCGCTCGGCTCGTCCTCCGCCGCCACTCCGCCCGACTCGCGCACCCGGATCTGGGCCTTGCGCCGGTGCAGATTGTCGCGAAGCCGATCCGCGAGGCGCGCCTCGCGCTGCTTTTTGGCCGCCGCAGCCTTTTCGGACAGGCGCGGCCGCGACGGTTTCTGCCGCGCGGGCGCGGCCCTCTCGGGTCTGGACGGGCGGTTTCGGGGTGGGTTGGTCATGTTTCCGCGTCGAACGGGCGGGCCGCGCTTTGCGGCCTCGCGCCAACATCAGTCTCGCGGAGAACTTACAGAAAGCGGAGGCTCCCGGCAAACGGGTCGCCGGGAGCCTCCTGTGAGGTCAGGATGCTGCCTGTTTGCCTTCTCGGATCATGCGCATTATGGCGTTCAGCGAATGCCGGCAGGTGATCTCGGTATCGGCGAAATTGATCTCCTTGAGGGAGCCCGAGCGCATTCCTGCCTGGGAACCTTCGCTTGTCGCGATGTCCTCACGGAAGGCGTCGCGCAGCAATGCGATCGACTGCTCCTGCGCAATCAACTGAGAGGCATTCTGAGCCGGAAAGAAGTGAAGCTCCGATTCCCAGCGTGTGGTGTTGGCGTCAATCGGCCAGAATTCGTGAATGAAAAAGAATCCGGCAGACGTGTCGAGCAGCCAGTTCGGGAAGACCCCGTTGATATCGAAAGAGTAATAGGGATCGTCATCCGGATTGATTCCGGGCAGCTTCCGGCGCGCGGCCTCCGCCCCCTGACTGAGGGAATCACCGATCTGAACGGCGAAAACCTCCGACGGCTTGGGCGTGTAATCCGGGTTGTAGGAGAAAGATGCGGCCCGGTTCTTTTCATAAAGCTCAAGATGATAGGGTCGGCACGTCGGATTACGGGCACCGGTAAAATACACGCCGATCGTGCCGGCATGCACCGTGTCCACGTGATAGCCTTCCTGGAAAGCGTCCAGGAAAAGTTTCCAGTTGGCTTTCAGCGTCGCGCCCCAGTGCCCGACTTCCACCATTTGTTCGGCCGGGAATTCGTCCAGCTTTTCGGCGAGGGGGCTGAGTTGCTGGCGGAGCGCTTCCTTCGGCTTTTCGGCAAAATTGATGAAGATAAAGCCGTTCCAGACCTCGCAATGAATCGCGTCGAGGTTCAGCTTGCTTTTATCGAGTGTGTGGAACTGCGATTCGTCGGGGATATGCTTGATCTTCCCTTCGGTGTCGTAGACCCAGCCGCGGAAGCGGCAAGTGAAGAATTTGCAGTTGCCATGATCGCCGTTACTGACATTGGTGCCCCGGTGCCGGCAGACATCGTAGAAGGCACGGATGACGCCATCGCGCCCGCGCACAATGATGGCGGACTTGTCCAGGCATTCCACTCGCTTGACGAAGAAATCGCCAGGATTGGGAATGCGCTCCACCCGCCCGGCCAGGAGCCAGACCTTGGAGAAGATATGCTCGCATTCGTCGGCGAGGAAATCCTCGGAAACAAAGGGCTCGATCGGGACGGGTCCGGTCCCCAGTTCCGGAAAACGGTCGGCGTTGAGCCGCTCCGTGGTGGTCAGATCGTATTTTTCGACGGCACTCATGGGCTATCTCCCTAAACCTGTTATTGCGCCACGACGGCATAGCGCCGCTTCACGGGCAGAACCTCGAATTTCTCGAATTCCACCGAGTTCGGCACGTCGGGCTGGTCGTAGAAATCGATCGCCGGCGCCACTTCCATCTGCATCAGGGCCAGTTCCAGAAGGTTGGCCTGCAGACGCGGCATTTCCATCAGCGGGAAGTCGTCGAGATAGGCGGCAATTTCAGCCATTCGCGGCATCATGATGTCGTAAAACTCGCGCAGCTTCGCCTGATCCTGGTGGACCCGGTAGTGGTTGCGCTCTCTCTCGGTCGGAAGCACCCATTCCGGCACGAAATGTTCGAGGTCCTCGAACCCCTCAGGCAGTTTTTGCCCCATCCCCGGTTCTCCTTTTTCGCGGCAGGTCTGGCCGACGATCCTACGGGCCCGCGCGCTGTTAGCTCACCCCCCGAAAGGATGGGTTTACGCGGCGCCCGGCGGCCGTTCCCCTGTCCGCGCCGGCCTGGCCGGCGCGCGACGGCCACAAAGTAGCACGCCGAAGTCGGCCGTCACCAGCGCCGGATTTCGGGGGATCGCCGGATTTCCAGCGGATTCTGGCCATAAAGGGACTGAAAACACGCTGGCAATCCGCGATTTGGGCCGATATACCTTGCCCCGGCGCTGCCGTAGCTCAGGGGTAGAGCACTCCCTTGGTAAGGGAGAGGCCGAGAGTTCAAATCTCTCCGGCAGCACCATCCGTCGGGCCCGGCCGGGTCCATGCCGGGCCGGGGCTATTCCACCGGCGGGCCACCCTGGTCGTACCAGGTCTTCAGATCGAAATACTCCCGCCAGGCCGCGATCCGGCCCTCGCCGTCGAATTCGAACAGGCCGACGATCGGCAGGGCCACCCTGGCGGTGCCGAAATCGAAATGATCGACGCGCTCGGTCACGACCCGCCCGCCAGCGGCGAAGATATCCAGAATTTCAAACCGGATCGATTGCACCGCGCTGAAGATGCCGCCGATAAAACCGCGGATCTCCTCCCGGCCCTTGAGCGGCTTCAGGGGCAAGTTGTGGTAAAGGGCGTCCGGGGCGAAGGCGTCGAGGATGGCATCGAGGTTCTTTTCCTCCCATGCCTTGCAGAAGTCGCGGACGATCTTCTCAAGCTCTTTCGCGCGGTCGCTCATTTATCCGTTCCGGCCATTAGCCGCCCGTAGCCGCGGCCTAGCGCCCAATCGTCTCCATTGCCGCCAGGCTCACGTCACCCTCGTCAAAGGGCACGTTAAAGAGAAGCTCCGGCCCCGTCAGATAAACCGTCGCGTGATTTCGCTGATAATCGATCATATTATCGAAAACATCGAAAACCACAGACCCTTTCGGATCGTCTTCCGTCGGAAACTGCCGGGCGCCGATGGTTTGAATTTTCCACAGTTCACCGCTCTTGTCGGCAATGACATTAAAGAGCGGAGCGTAGGACTGCTTGTCGATGTGCAGCAGCCGGCTGCCATAGGGATGGTCCTCGGGCGGGTAGGCCTTGAGCACGTAGACGTCCCGCGGTTCCCAATGGTCCTGCAGGTTCCAGTAGGGCGGCTTGTCCACGTCAATCCCGGGGTACGATTCGGTCGGCGTCCCACCATCCATGCGCCAGAGCTCGGTTTTACTGTTTGCGACGGCGAGGATCGTCCTCTCCCCCACCAGTTCAAACCCGTCATACCAGGTAGGATATGCCGAGAATCCGGCGAAGTCATCGGCGATAAGATCGGTGCTGCCGATCGCGTCCCGCCAGGACGAACCGGCAAGCCGCCGCGTCCGGCGCACCTCGCGCACATAGGCCCAGGTGTCGTCGAACTTGCCGGTATCATAGATGATGTTGAAGGTACCGACGCCCTTGATGTCCTGCGGCGCCATGGCGAACAGCATTGTCTTGGCGAATACATCGCCGTCCCCACGTGCCGGTGAGCCGCCCGCGCGCAGCAGGCCCTTCATCGCGTAGCGCCGGTACAGCCAGTTCTGCACCCGTTCGAGACCGCTGCCACCATTGATCAGGAGGAAGACAGTGTAGGGCTGGGACACCGTGTCCCCCCAGTTGCGCCCGCGCGCCACGTTCCAGATGATTTTGAGAGCCGCCTGGGGATCGTCCCCGCTCACATCGGGAAAGGGGATGCCCGCCGTCCAGCCCGAGATTTCGCCAGTCTCGGGATCAAGCACAACATCCTTCGAATAGCGCCGGGTCGACTCGGCAAAGCGCGGATCCACGTCGTGCGGCCGTGGATCGGCAAGCGTCAGCGTGAGCCCGTACTCGCGAATCTGCCAGAGCAGGCGTTCGGGCAGCAGGTCGCGCAGGGCTTGTCCGTGGAATCGCCGATCGAGGGAAGCCTCGACATTTTCCGGCCCGATGCGGTCACCCGCGCACAGATCGCCTCCGGCGCAGGCCGCACGCGCCGGCCCCGCCCCAAACAAGGTCAGGCAAACCGCGAACAGACATACGGACAGGGCGGCGGGGCCGAAAAACCGCGTCAGCGGCACGGATGTGAATAAGGGCATGCCCGGACAGCTCCAGTAGGGTGACAGTTACCTCTCATTTATAGCCTGAAGCTGCGGCGAAGCGAAACCGGCGGAAATCCGGCCCTGCCGGGTCTTCCGTCAGCGCCCCATCGCTTCCAGCGCGGGCAGGCTGATATCCTCTTCCTTCAACGGCGCATTCAGGGTGAGGTCCGAAGTCACCACAAAAGCAGTCGCATGATTGCGCTCGAAATCGATCATGGTCGCTGCCACATCGATATTGCCGAACTGGTCGGGCTTGTCCGCCAATGGCCACGGTCGGAACGCGAAAGTCTGCGTTTTGAAATGTTCGCCGTTCTTCGCGAAGATGAAGTTCCCGTAGCTGTTCCAGGTCTTGGCATCCACGTACATGATTTTTTTCAGATACGGGTGCTCTTCCGGCGGGATGGCCTCGACCACATGAACAGCGCGCGGCTCCCAGGTTTCGCGAAAATTCCAGTAGGGTGGCGACGTCACGTCGAGAGTTGGAAACTCCGCACGGCGCGTGCTGGCGGAGGTATCCCAGACCGGCACGGCAGCATGGGCGATCCCGAGAATGGTCGTGCGACCGAGATAGTTATAGGATTCGTACCAGGCGGGATACGCACCAAAAGTCAGCAGATCATCCGTCAGCCAGTCCGTGCCTCCGACCGCATCCATCCACGATGCGCCGGTCAGCCGCCTTGTCCGGCGGACCTCGCGGACATAGGCCCAGACGTCGTTGTACTGGCCGTTGTCGTAATGCACCGTGAAGGTGCCGAGCCCCTTGATGTCCTGCGGCGCGATCGAAAACAGAAGCTCCTTGTCGAAAATCGTGCCATCGCCCAGAACCGGCCCGCGCGGGCTGGCCACAAGGCCTTTCATGGCGAAACGCCGGTATCCCCAGTGCTGCACCCGCTCGATCCCGCTGGCGCCGTCGATCAGGATGAAGGCAAAGACCGGCTGGTCCAGCGTATCGCCCCGGTCACGCCCGCGCACCACGTTCCAGATCACCTTGGCCGCCGCATGGGGATCTGTTTCCGGATCGATCTCGGGAAACGGCACGCCGGCCTTCCAGCCGGTCACATCGTTGGTCTCCGGATGGAAGACCACATCGCCGGCATGGCGCGCCGTCGCGGCCTCGAACCGATCATGGCGGGGATAGGGCCGGGGCCGCGCCAGCGTCAGGGTCAGGCCCGTCTCGCGAATTTCCCGCTGGCGCTGGGGCGGGATCAGATCGGCGAGGCGGTAGCCCTCGAAGGTCTTTTCCAGATTGGCGTCAAGCGTGTCGGCCGAAACGACAAAGCCCGGGCACAGCCGGTCGCCGGCGCAACTTTCCCCGAGCGCTGTGGCGCTTCCCCCGCCTGCCAGGACGGAAACGAGGGCAAGCGGCCCGGCCAGGGCCTTCAGACATGACTTCATTGTGGCTCCCGCGTCAGAATTCGGCCAGCAGACGGCCGAATCCGGGAATCCTATCATCTATGCCGTTCTGGCGCAGGGCATACCAGTAGGTCGCGGTATTGATGGCAACGACCGGCTTGTCGAACCAGAATTCGGCCTTCGCCGCGACAGCCGCCATGGCCAGGTTGGTGCCCACCTGCACCAGGGCGTCCACATCGGGCCCGTTCAGCTCGATCAATGCGTCGCGCAGCTGCTGCGGGGAGACCTGAGCGATCTGGCTCGGGCTCGCACATTTGAGCCCCTTGAGCCGAACCACATCATAGCCGCTTTCGCTGAAGAACCGGATTACGTTCCTGTCGGCCACCGGCATATAGGGGGTCACCACCGCGATCCGGCGAATCCCGCCATACGCCTCAAGGGCAGCGCGGCAACCGTCGGAGCCCATCGCCACCTTCACGCCGGCCGTGTCCTCGAGCTTCCTGTGCAGCTTCTGGCTGCCCTCGGTCCCGTCCCAGAAGGTTTCCGCAGACATGCCCATGATCACGTAGTCGGGGTGGCAGGTCATGACGGATTCGATGGCGTCGGTCACGGCCGCCCGGATGTTATTGAGCATTACCATGAAGCTCTCGTCATCCGTCACCTTCGTATCGGGAATGACGGCGCGCGAAAAATGGTTGGTCACGCCGGGTGGGCGCATGTCGTCATACTCGGGCTGGACGGAGGTGTTGGTGGACGGCGCAATCACCCCGAACGTCTTACGAAAGCCAAGACTGTCGGTCATCGGATCCCTTCCCTCGTCATTCGAAACACCCGGCCCCGGGGTCTGCCTATTGGGCGGCTGTGGTCTTCATGTTTTCCGGCTTCCGGGACTCCAGCCGCGGCAGGATGTGATCCCGGAAATTGTCGAGATCGCCGATAAAATCGGGAAAGGCAAACATCGTCGCATCGATATGTGCTTCGTCGTAAATCCGGTCCAGATAATCGGCGACCGTCTTGTACGAGCCCACGAGCGTTGGCAGTCCCATGAACATCGATTTGCGCTTGAGGCTTTCCGACATACCTTCCGATTCGTCGAGTTCCGCCTGGCTGACGAGATTCCGCAACGCTCCCTCGTCCGCCCCGGCCACGATATGAGCGAATCGCTTGTGCGCATCCTCGTCGGTCTCGGCAGCAATGACGTTAAAGAGGCCGATCGTCCCCACCCTGCGGCCCAGCCTGCGCGCCTCTTTCTGCAATTCGGTGGTGATACCGTGGAAGGTGCGAATATCGCTTTCGATGTCATGGGTATTGCCGCCCGCGATCACGAAATTCCGGTCTCCCTTGGCGGCCGTGAAGTCAATCCCCTTCTTCGACTGGCCGGCGCAGACCAGCGGAATATAGGTGGAGGGCATCGGTTTTATTTCCGCATTGTCGAGTTGGAAAAACTGGCCCTTGAAATCGCACCGGCCGGTTTCCCAGAGGTCCCGCAATACCGTCACATACTCGCTTGCATAGTCGTAGCGCTTCTCGAAATGGCTGTCTCCGGGCCATAGCCCCATCTGCTTGAACTCATCCTTGTACCAGCCCGAGACGATGTTGAGTCCGAACCGGCCGGGGCACACGGCCTCGATCGTTACCGCCATCCGCGCGGCGACTGCGGGATGTAACGAAAGATTGGTGACCGACGGGATGAGCTTGATTCTGGAGGTAAGCGGCGCGAGCGATGCCGTCAGGGTAAAACTGTCGAGCGAGTAATCCCAGT from Alphaproteobacteria bacterium encodes:
- a CDS encoding aromatic ring-hydroxylating dioxygenase subunit alpha, encoding MSAVEKYDLTTTERLNADRFPELGTGPVPIEPFVSEDFLADECEHIFSKVWLLAGRVERIPNPGDFFVKRVECLDKSAIIVRGRDGVIRAFYDVCRHRGTNVSNGDHGNCKFFTCRFRGWVYDTEGKIKHIPDESQFHTLDKSKLNLDAIHCEVWNGFIFINFAEKPKEALRQQLSPLAEKLDEFPAEQMVEVGHWGATLKANWKLFLDAFQEGYHVDTVHAGTIGVYFTGARNPTCRPYHLELYEKNRAASFSYNPDYTPKPSEVFAVQIGDSLSQGAEAARRKLPGINPDDDPYYSFDINGVFPNWLLDTSAGFFFIHEFWPIDANTTRWESELHFFPAQNASQLIAQEQSIALLRDAFREDIATSEGSQAGMRSGSLKEINFADTEITCRHSLNAIMRMIREGKQAAS
- a CDS encoding limonene-1,2-epoxide hydrolase family protein, whose product is MSDRAKELEKIVRDFCKAWEEKNLDAILDAFAPDALYHNLPLKPLKGREEIRGFIGGIFSAVQSIRFEILDIFAAGGRVVTERVDHFDFGTARVALPIVGLFEFDGEGRIAAWREYFDLKTWYDQGGPPVE
- a CDS encoding LLM class flavin-dependent oxidoreductase, whose amino-acid sequence is MEIGIFLPIAKGGFIVSKNVPETWPTWELNRDVTLRCEAMGFDFALSMVKFRGFGGETEYWDYSLDSFTLTASLAPLTSRIKLIPSVTNLSLHPAVAARMAVTIEAVCPGRFGLNIVSGWYKDEFKQMGLWPGDSHFEKRYDYASEYVTVLRDLWETGRCDFKGQFFQLDNAEIKPMPSTYIPLVCAGQSKKGIDFTAAKGDRNFVIAGGNTHDIESDIRTFHGITTELQKEARRLGRRVGTIGLFNVIAAETDEDAHKRFAHIVAGADEGALRNLVSQAELDESEGMSESLKRKSMFMGLPTLVGSYKTVADYLDRIYDEAHIDATMFAFPDFIGDLDNFRDHILPRLESRKPENMKTTAAQ
- a CDS encoding DUF1329 domain-containing protein, with protein sequence MPLFTSVPLTRFFGPAALSVCLFAVCLTLFGAGPARAACAGGDLCAGDRIGPENVEASLDRRFHGQALRDLLPERLLWQIREYGLTLTLADPRPHDVDPRFAESTRRYSKDVVLDPETGEISGWTAGIPFPDVSGDDPQAALKIIWNVARGRNWGDTVSQPYTVFLLINGGSGLERVQNWLYRRYAMKGLLRAGGSPARGDGDVFAKTMLFAMAPQDIKGVGTFNIIYDTGKFDDTWAYVREVRRTRRLAGSSWRDAIGSTDLIADDFAGFSAYPTWYDGFELVGERTILAVANSKTELWRMDGGTPTESYPGIDVDKPPYWNLQDHWEPRDVYVLKAYPPEDHPYGSRLLHIDKQSYAPLFNVIADKSGELWKIQTIGARQFPTEDDPKGSVVFDVFDNMIDYQRNHATVYLTGPELLFNVPFDEGDVSLAAMETIGR
- the murA gene encoding UDP-N-acetylglucosamine 1-carboxyvinyltransferase, with the protein product MDRIRIEGGVPLRGSVEISGAKNAALPLMAASLLTDETLTLANLPHLADISTLANLLVQHGVEISMNGEHENGHGGRVLSLKAGKITSTEAPYELVRKMRASVLVLGPLLARAGEARVSLPGGCAIGTRPVDLHLKGLQALGAEIELAGGYIHARAPKGLKGAQVTFPVVSVGATENLLMAASLADGVTELINAAREPEVGDLASCLVAMGARIEGIGTDSLKITGMPRLHGAAHPVLADRIETGTYALAAAITGGDLELVGARADLLETGITMLREAGISITPTDRGLRVSRDNGSLHGIDIMTEPYPGFPTDLQAQIMAVMTLADGASMLTETIFENRFMHVPELCRMGANIHVHGASAIIRGVPRLTGAPVMATDLRASVSLVLAGLAADGETIVNRVYHLDRGYERIEEKLSACGARIERIK
- a CDS encoding arylmalonate decarboxylase, translating into MTDSLGFRKTFGVIAPSTNTSVQPEYDDMRPPGVTNHFSRAVIPDTKVTDDESFMVMLNNIRAAVTDAIESVMTCHPDYVIMGMSAETFWDGTEGSQKLHRKLEDTAGVKVAMGSDGCRAALEAYGGIRRIAVVTPYMPVADRNVIRFFSESGYDVVRLKGLKCASPSQIAQVSPQQLRDALIELNGPDVDALVQVGTNLAMAAVAAKAEFWFDKPVVAINTATYWYALRQNGIDDRIPGFGRLLAEF
- a CDS encoding DUF1329 domain-containing protein encodes the protein MKSCLKALAGPLALVSVLAGGGSATALGESCAGDRLCPGFVVSADTLDANLEKTFEGYRLADLIPPQRQREIRETGLTLTLARPRPYPRHDRFEAATARHAGDVVFHPETNDVTGWKAGVPFPEIDPETDPHAAAKVIWNVVRGRDRGDTLDQPVFAFILIDGASGIERVQHWGYRRFAMKGLVASPRGPVLGDGTIFDKELLFSIAPQDIKGLGTFTVHYDNGQYNDVWAYVREVRRTRRLTGASWMDAVGGTDWLTDDLLTFGAYPAWYESYNYLGRTTILGIAHAAVPVWDTSASTRRAEFPTLDVTSPPYWNFRETWEPRAVHVVEAIPPEEHPYLKKIMYVDAKTWNSYGNFIFAKNGEHFKTQTFAFRPWPLADKPDQFGNIDVAATMIDFERNHATAFVVTSDLTLNAPLKEEDISLPALEAMGR
- the dcd gene encoding dCTP deaminase; this encodes MAVMPDRWIRENALGNGMIEPFSETLKREGVISYGLSSFGYDARVSSEFKVFTNVDSAVVDPKDFSTKSFVDRPGDVCIIPPNSFALARTVEYFRIPRDVIVICLGKSTYARCGIIVNVTPLEPEWEGHVTLEFSNTTPLPAKIYANEGACQFIFLKGDAPCDVSYADRAGKYMGQRGVTLPKL